The genomic segment GGAGGAGAAGGCCCTGAAGGAGGCGGAGGCCGTCCTGGCGGAGGAGGTGGCCTTCCACGCCTGGACCCAGTGGCTCTTCTTCCGCCAGTGGGGGACCCTGCGGAGGGAGGCGGAGGCCTTGGGTCTGCAGGTGGTCGGGGACATGCCCATCTTCGTGGCCGAGGACTCCGCGGAGGTCTGGGCCCACCCGGAGGGGTTCCACCTGGACGGGGAGGGCCGCCCCACGGTGGTGGCCGGGGTGCCCCCGGACTACTTCTCGGAGACGGGGCAGCGCTGGGGGAACCCCCTCTACCGCTGGGAGGTGCTGGAAAAGGAGGGCTTCTCCTTCTGGATAGACCGCCTGAGGAAGGCCCTGGAGCTCTTCCACCTGGTGCGCATCGACCACTTCCGGGGCTTTGAGGCCTACTGGGAGATCCCCGCCTCCTGCCCCACGGCGGTGGAGGGGCGCTGGGTGAAGGCCCCGGGGGAGAGGCTTTTTAAGCGCATCCAAGAGGTCTTCGGGAAGGTGCCCATCCTGGCGGAGGACCTGGGGGTCATCACCCCGGAGGTGGAGGCCCTCAGGGACCGCTTCGAGCTTCCCGGGATGAAGGTCCTGCAGTTTGCCTTCGACGGAGGCAGGGAAAACCCCTTCCTCCCCCACAACTACCCGGAGCACGGCCGGGTGGTGGTCTACACGGGCACTCACGACAACGACACCACCTTAGGCTGGTACCGCACCGCCACCCCCCACGAGCGCGCCTTCCTGGAGCGCTACCTCTCGGAGTGGGGCATCGGCTTCCGGGGGGAAGGGGAGGTGCCCTGGGCCCTCATGCGCCTGGGAATGGCCTCCGTGGCCCGGCTGGCCATATACCCGGTGCAGGATGTGCTGGCCTTGGGCTCCGAGGCCCGCATGAACTATCCCGGACGGCCTTCGGGGAACTGGGCCTGGCGGCTTCGGCCGGGGGAGCTCACCCCCGAGCACGGGGAGCGGCTTCTCAGGATGGCCGAGGCCACGGGGCGGGCATAGACACCCCGCCGTGGCCGAGGCCACGGCGGGGGCCCGGAAAAGGGGTGGGGTTAGCCCAGGGCTTTTTTCACCAGCTCCACGATCTCGTCGATGGTGTCCGCCACGGGGATGCCCGCCTCGGCGAAGGCCTGGAGCTTGGACTCTGGGGTGCCCACGTTGCCCATGATGATGGCCCCCGCGTGGCCCATGCGCTTGCCCTTGGGGGCGCTGCGGCCGCCGATGAAGCCCACCACGGGCTTCTTCATGTGCGCCTTCACCCAGGCGGCGGCCTCCTCCTCGTCGGAGCCCCCGATCTCCCCGATGAGGACCACGGCCTCGGTTTCGGGATCCTCGTTGAAGAGGGGGAGGAGGTCCTTGAAGGTGGTGCCGATCACGGGGTCGCCGCCGATGCCCACGGTGGTGGTGGTGCCTAGGCCCGCCCGGGAGAGGGCGGCCGCCGCCTCGTAGGTGAGGGTGCCGGAGCGGCTGATGAGCCCCACCTTGCCCCGCTGGAACACGTGGCCGGGCATGATGCCGATCTTGGCCTCCTCGGCGCTGATGATCCCGGGGCAGTTCCCCCCGATGAGGCGGCTCCCCAGGGCCTGGATCTCCTCCACCGCCCTCACCATGTCCAGGGTGGGGATGCCTTCGGTGATGAGGACGATGAGGGGCACCCCCGCGTGGGCGGCCTCCAGGGCCGCGTCCGCCGCCGCGGGGGCGGGCACGAAGACGATGGAGGCGTCAATGGCATGGTGGGCTACGGCTTCCTTTACCGTATCGTACACGGGAAGACCCAGGACCTCCGTGCCCCCCTTGCCCGGGGTCACCCCCGCCACCACCTTGGTGCCGTAAGCCAGCATCTGCTGGGTGTGGAACTGCCCCTCCCGGCCGGTGATGCCCTGGACCAGGACGCGGGTTTCGCGGTTCACCAGGATCACGCCGCACCTCCCACCATGGCCACCATGGCCTTGGCCGCCTCGATGGACGTGGGGTACATGTAGATGGGCTTGCCTTCCAGGAGCCTTTTGGCCTCCTCCTCGGCGGTTCCCGCCACCCGCATGACCACGGGTTTGGTGAGGAGCCCCTCCTCCAGGGCCCGGATCACCCCCTTGGCCACCTCGTCCGCCCGGGTGATGCCGCCGAAGATGTTGATGAACACCCCCTTCACGTCCGGGTCCTTGAGGACCACCTTGAGGGCGTTGTAGACCACCTCCGCCTTGGCCCCGCCCCCGATGTCCAGGAAGTTGGCGGGCTTTCCCCCGGTGCGATTCACCAGGTCCAGGGTGTACATGACGAGGCCCGCCCCGTTGCCGATGACGCCGATGTTGCCCTGGAGCTTCACGTAGGCGAAGCCGTAGTTGCTGGCCTCCACCTCCAGGGGGTGCTCGGCCTCGATCTCCCTGAGCTCCGCCAAGTCGGGGTGGCGGAAGAGGGCGTTGTCGTCCAGGACGATCTTGGCGTCGGCGGCCACGATCTGGCCGTCCGCGGTGACCACCAGGGGGTTGATCTCGGCGATGGAGGCGTCCGCCCCCTCGTAGGCCCGGTAGAGGGCCACCAACACCTGGGCCAGCCGGTTCAGGTTGCCCTCGAGGCCCGCCCGCTTCACCATCTCCCGGGCCTCGAAGGGGCGGAGGCCCCGGTGGGGGTCGATCCAGAACTTGTGGATGGCCTCGGGGCGCTCCGCGGCCACCTCTTCGATATCCACCCCCCCTTCCTTGGAGAGCATGAGGACCACGCGCTTCTGCGCTCGGTCCAGGATGAGGCCGGCGTAGTACTCCCTGGCGATGTCCACCGCCTCGGCCACCAGGACCTTCTTCACGGTGAGGCCCTTGATGTTCATGCCCAGGATGGCCTGGGCCTTCTCGTAGGCTTCCGCCGGGGTATCCGCCAGCTTTACGCCCCCGGCCTTGCCTCTCCCGCCCACGTGCACCTGGGCCTTGATCACCACCCGCCGGCCCAGCTCCTCGGCGATGCGCTTGGCCTCGTCGGGGGTATAGGCCACCTTGCCGGGGGGCACCGGTACCCCGTAGCGGGCCAGGATCTCCTTGGCTTGATACTCGTGCAGGTTCAAGCGCCACCTCCCCAGCCTTGGACGGCCAAGGCCGAGGGGCATTATACCCTTCTCAGGGACGGCTAACCCCGGTAGCCTGGAGGGGAAAGGGGGCGCTCATGGCGGGCAAAAGCGGCGGTTGGGCCCTGGGGGTGGCGCTTGTGCTTTTGGGGGTTCTGCTCCTCCTCCAGAACCTGGGGGTGGAGCTTGGGCGGGTCCTCCTGGGCCTGGTGTTCCTGGGCGGCGGGGGAGGCTTTCTGGTGGCGTACCTCCGGGACCGGAGCCTCTGGTGGGCCTCCATCCCCGGCGGGGGTTAGTGGGTTTGGGGCTGGCCCTGTTGGCGGGGGAAGCGACCTGGGGTGGGGCGCTCTTCCTGCTGGGGGCGGGCTTCGGCTTCGCCGGGGTCTACGCGGCAGACCGGGGGCAGTGGTGGGCCCTGATCCCCGGGGGAATCCTCCTCTCCCTGGCGGCGGTGGCCCTGGTGGAGGGGCTCTTCCCCGGCACGGATGCGGGCTTCCTCCTCTTCCTCGGCCTGGCCCTAACCTTTGGGCTCCTCTTCCTTCTGGGCCACCGCTGGGCCTTGTGGCCTGCCCTGGGGGTTTTGGTTCCCCTGGGCCTGGGCAGCCCTCCTCTCCGGGGGTTCCTCGCGTACGCCTTGCCCCTGGCCCTCATCCTGTCGGGGGGCTACCTGTTCTGGCGCGGCCTTGGCCGTAACCCTCAGGCCAAGTAGCCGAGGCTAAGCCTCGGCGGCGGGCCGGGCAAAGAAGAGGCGGCCCACCTGGGTCTGGATGGCCTGGGTGACCACCACCTCGATCTCCTGCCCCCGGTAGCGGATCCCCCCGTCCACCACCACCATGGAGCCGTCCTCCAGGTAGCCCACCCCCTGGTGGGGCTCTTTCCCCTCCTTCATGATCAGGAGCTTCAGGGTGTCCCCCACCTGGAGCTGGGGCCTTAGGGCCTGGGCCAGGGCTTGGACGGAGAGAGCCTTCACCCCGTAGATGCGGGCCATCTGCAGGAGGGCCAGGTCGTTGCTGACCAGGGCGGCCCCCAGGGAGCGGGCCAGGAAGAGGAGCCGTTCGTCCACGCTCTCCCCCTTGGGGGCCTCCTCCAGCACCTCCAGGGGGAGAGTCTCTTTCAGCCTTTCCAGGGTCTCCAGGCCTCGCCGTCCCTTGGCCCGCTTCAGGGGGTCTTGATTGTCGGCGAAGTGTTGGAGCTCCTTCAGCACGAAGTGGGGGACATAGAGGGGCCCTTCCAGAAAGCCCGTGGCCGCCACCTCCGCCAGGCGCCCGTCCACCAGGACGCTGGTGTCCAGCACCTTGCCCCCCGGGGGGCGGGGGGGTTTGGGGGGCAGGCGCAGGTAGTCCCGGTAGCCCAGGGCCAGGTAGGAGAAGAGCCCCACCAGGAAAAGGGCCAGGAGGAGGCTGTGGTAGGGGGAGAAGCCCGGTACCTGGGAGAGGAGGGTGGTGAGGAGGACGGTGAGGAGGAGGCCCAGGGTGGCCCCCAGGGTGAGGGCCACGGGCACCTCAGGGGGAAGCTCCCGCAGGCGGCGCAGGCGGGGCTCCAGGAAGGCTTCCAGCCTGGGGGCCAGGAGCATCCCCGTGAGGAAGCCTGCGACCACCAGGTAGAGGCGGTTCAGGGAGAGAAGCCCTCCGGAGCGGGGGAGGAGGCCCAGGCCCTCCAGGCCCACCGCCAGGCCGTAGCCCAGGAGGGCGAAGAGGAAGTAGAGGAGGAGGCGCGGGCTCATCCCAGGTACCGCTCCACCGCCTGGCCCAGGGTGGGGGTGTTGCCCGGGTGCAGGAAGCGGGCAAACCCCGCCCGCTCCCCCTCCCTTAGCCGCCTCTCCAGCCCCGCCACGCTCCGCACCTCCCCCAGAAGCCCCACCTCCCCCACCAAGGCCAGGTCCGGGGGCAGGGGCCTTCCCACCACCGCAGAATACACCGCCAGGGCCACCGCCAGATCCAGGCCTGGGTCCAAAACCCTAAGCCCCCCGGCCAGGTTCACGTAGACGTCCAGGTTTCCCAAGGGGAGACCAAGCCGCCTTTCCAGAACCGCTAAGACCATGTCCACCCGCCTGGGGTCCAGCCCCTGCACCACCCGGCGGGGGGCGGGGAAGGGCGTCTTGGCGGCCAGGGCCTGGACCTCGAGGGCCAA from the Thermus thermamylovorans genome contains:
- the malQ gene encoding 4-alpha-glucanotransferase — its product is MELPRAYGLLLHPTSLPGPFGIGVLGPEARVFLRLLQEAGGRYWQVLPLGPTGYGDSPYQSFSAFAGNPYLIDLRPLAEAGYLRLSDPGFPQGRVDYGRLYAWKWPALREGFRGFRERAPKGEREDFQAFWEREAWWLRDYALFMALKAHHGGLPWNQWPLPLRLREEKALKEAEAVLAEEVAFHAWTQWLFFRQWGTLRREAEALGLQVVGDMPIFVAEDSAEVWAHPEGFHLDGEGRPTVVAGVPPDYFSETGQRWGNPLYRWEVLEKEGFSFWIDRLRKALELFHLVRIDHFRGFEAYWEIPASCPTAVEGRWVKAPGERLFKRIQEVFGKVPILAEDLGVITPEVEALRDRFELPGMKVLQFAFDGGRENPFLPHNYPEHGRVVVYTGTHDNDTTLGWYRTATPHERAFLERYLSEWGIGFRGEGEVPWALMRLGMASVARLAIYPVQDVLALGSEARMNYPGRPSGNWAWRLRPGELTPEHGERLLRMAEATGRA
- the sucD gene encoding succinate--CoA ligase subunit alpha, with the translated sequence MILVNRETRVLVQGITGREGQFHTQQMLAYGTKVVAGVTPGKGGTEVLGLPVYDTVKEAVAHHAIDASIVFVPAPAAADAALEAAHAGVPLIVLITEGIPTLDMVRAVEEIQALGSRLIGGNCPGIISAEEAKIGIMPGHVFQRGKVGLISRSGTLTYEAAAALSRAGLGTTTTVGIGGDPVIGTTFKDLLPLFNEDPETEAVVLIGEIGGSDEEEAAAWVKAHMKKPVVGFIGGRSAPKGKRMGHAGAIIMGNVGTPESKLQAFAEAGIPVADTIDEIVELVKKALG
- the sucC gene encoding ADP-forming succinate--CoA ligase subunit beta, with product MNLHEYQAKEILARYGVPVPPGKVAYTPDEAKRIAEELGRRVVIKAQVHVGGRGKAGGVKLADTPAEAYEKAQAILGMNIKGLTVKKVLVAEAVDIAREYYAGLILDRAQKRVVLMLSKEGGVDIEEVAAERPEAIHKFWIDPHRGLRPFEAREMVKRAGLEGNLNRLAQVLVALYRAYEGADASIAEINPLVVTADGQIVAADAKIVLDDNALFRHPDLAELREIEAEHPLEVEASNYGFAYVKLQGNIGVIGNGAGLVMYTLDLVNRTGGKPANFLDIGGGAKAEVVYNALKVVLKDPDVKGVFINIFGGITRADEVAKGVIRALEEGLLTKPVVMRVAGTAEEEAKRLLEGKPIYMYPTSIEAAKAMVAMVGGAA
- a CDS encoding PIN/TRAM domain-containing protein, whose protein sequence is MSPRLLLYFLFALLGYGLAVGLEGLGLLPRSGGLLSLNRLYLVVAGFLTGMLLAPRLEAFLEPRLRRLRELPPEVPVALTLGATLGLLLTVLLTTLLSQVPGFSPYHSLLLALFLVGLFSYLALGYRDYLRLPPKPPRPPGGKVLDTSVLVDGRLAEVAATGFLEGPLYVPHFVLKELQHFADNQDPLKRAKGRRGLETLERLKETLPLEVLEEAPKGESVDERLLFLARSLGAALVSNDLALLQMARIYGVKALSVQALAQALRPQLQVGDTLKLLIMKEGKEPHQGVGYLEDGSMVVVDGGIRYRGQEIEVVVTQAIQTQVGRLFFARPAAEA